A genomic window from Quercus lobata isolate SW786 chromosome 10, ValleyOak3.0 Primary Assembly, whole genome shotgun sequence includes:
- the LOC115965292 gene encoding probable S-adenosyl-L-methionine-dependent RNA methyltransferase RSM22, mitochondrial: MEFETLKEQHAKRNPEDLEIDYEDLIKLQQEADNIPYEEVDPATYDSDVMDTDAADQNDEDEEEEETASADLGGGWGRIIFSPVRRGRHVTMDICRSTNQDGSEGSFERVVVTQSKNPTLHHQAKRSLWGDLWPF, encoded by the exons ATGGAATTTGAGACATTGAAGGAACAACATGCAAAAAGAAATCCGGAAGATCTTGAAATTGACTATG AGGACTTAATCAAGTTACAGCAAGAGGCTGATAATATTCCATATGAAGAAGTGGATCCAGCTACCTATGATTCAGATGTAATGGATACTGATGCTGCTGACCAGAATGACGAAgatgaggaggaagaagaaacaGCCTCTGCTGATCTTGGGGGTGGTTGGGGCAGGATTATTTTTTCACCTGTTCGACGGGGCAGGCATGTCACAATGGATATTTGTCGATCAACCAATCAAGATGGCTCGGAGGGTTCGTTTGAGCGTGTGGTTGTCACTCAAAGTAAGAATCCTACATTACACCATCAGGCCAAAAGATCTCTTTGGGGTGACTTGTGGCCCTTTTGA
- the LOC115962456 gene encoding iron-sulfur cluster assembly protein 1-like → MLRLVSKKVIGLASQEGSALSASRPVQVLPRMYHERVIDHYDKPRNVGSLDKNDPTVGTGLVGAPACGDVMKLQIKVDEVTGKIVDARFKTFGCGSAIASSSVASEWVKGKQLEEVVTIKNTEIAKYLSLPPVKLHCSMLAEDAIKAAVKDYEAKRAKSNGSAKAAEA, encoded by the exons atgttGAGGCTCGTATCGAAGAAGGTGATAGGGCTAGCCTCACAGGAGGGGTCGGCGCTGTCGGCGTCAAGGCCCGTCCAGGTGCTGCCACGTATGTACCACGAGAGGGTGATCGACCACTACGACAAGCCCCGCAACGTTGGATCGTTGGACAAGAACGATCCGACGGTGGGCACGGGCCTCGTCGGTGCACCCGCCTGTGGCGATGTCATGAAGCTCCAAATCAAGGTCGACGAGGTGACTGGGAAGATCGTCGATGCTCGCTTCAAGACCTTCGGTTGTGGCTCTGCTATCGCTTCCTCGTCTGTAG CTTCTGAGTGGGTCAAGGGGAAGCAATTGGAAGAAGTTGTGACCATTAAAAACAC GGAAATTGcaaaatatctctctctcccacCAGTAAAGCTGCACTGCAGCATGCTTGCTGAGGATGCTATCAAGGCTGCTGTTAAAGATTATGAAGCTAAACGTGCCAAATCAAATGGTAGTGCAAAGGCCGCTGAGGCTTGA